The Lycium barbarum isolate Lr01 chromosome 10, ASM1917538v2, whole genome shotgun sequence genome includes a region encoding these proteins:
- the LOC132615957 gene encoding pectinesterase-like: protein MDEVTTLAFFFLSYCGIVHGGITSLCSQTPYPKLCNSLIPILPDKETIADTDIFSFRNTALRVTLAQAQNAHKEILSMNISSLSEKGKLVWADCSELSEDTLYHLNRSITYSNPNDAQTWLSAAMANHQTCLNGFHDFELSSYLEKFPFVVGDFSKYLCNSLSINKAMTTLSTKHQLKGRRLSQVFPEWLSVSDRRKLLQTSKGAHIVVAQDGSGNYKTISEALAAAKIMRKGMERFVIYVKRGVYKENVKIKTTMKNLMFIGDGIDATIITGKRNVHDGSTTFRSATFAVSGAGFIAKGITFENTAGPQKHQAVALLSGSDFSVFYRCSFKGYQDTLYVHSHRQFYRDCDIHGTVDFIFGDAVAVLQNCNIFVRKPMRNQKNTITAQGRSSPDENTGIIIHSSRITAASDLRHVQGSFKTYLGRPWKQYSRTLFIKCTIDNLIDPVGWLPWSGEFALKTLYYGEYMNTGAGAGTRNRVTWPGYHVITNVMEAGKFSVGNFLTGDSWLPVTKVPYTSSL, encoded by the exons ATGGATGAAGTGACTACTTtagctttcttttttctttcatatTGCGGTATTGTGCATGGAGGTATCACTTCACTGTGCAGCCAAACACCGTACCCAAAGTTATGCAACTCTCTGATTCCCATATTACCTGATAAAGAAACCATAGCAGATACTGACATCTTCAGCTTTCGTAATACCGCTCTTAGAGTAACCCTAGCTCAAGCTCAGAATGCCCATAAGGAAATTTTATCTATGAACATAAGTTCATTGAGTGAGAAAGGGAAGTTGGTTTGGGCTGATTGCTCAGAGCTTTCTGAAGATACTTTATATCACCTTAACAGGTCCATCACATATAGCAACCCGAATGATGCTCAAACATGGCTAAGTGCAGCTATGGCTAATCATCAAACCTGCTTAAATGGATTCCATGATTTCGAATTATCTTCGTATTTGGAGAAATTTCCCTTTGTTGTAGGCGATTTCTCCAAATATCTTTGCAACTCACTTTCCATAAACAAAGCCATGACAACACTTTCAACAAAGCATCAACTTAAGGGGCGACGCCTTTCACAAGTGTTTCCAGAATGGCTTTCTGTATCTGACAGACGAAAGCTTTTACAAACATCTAAAGGAGCACATATTGTGGTGGCTCAAGACGGTTCTGGGAATTATAAGACTATTTCTGAAGCTTTGGCTGCAGCAAAAATCATGAGGAAAGGCATGGAGAGATTTGTGATATACGTCAAAAGAGGTGTGTATAAAGAAAATGTGAAGATCAAGACGACAATGAAGAATTTAATGTTCATTGGAGATGGGATTGATGCTACCATTATCACTGGCAAAAGAAATGTTCACGATGGCTCTACAACTTTTCGTTCAGCAACTTTTG CTGTTTCTGGAGCTGGCTTCATTGCCAAGGGTATAACCTTCGAGAATACGGCTGGACCTCAAAAACACCAGGCAGTGGCTCTACTTTCTGGTTCAGATTTCTCAGTATTTTATCGTTGCAGTTTCAAAGGGTACCAAGACACCTTATACGTTCACTCTCACCGACAGTTCTATCGCGATTGTGACATACATGGGACAGTAGACTTCATATTTGGTGATGCAGTTGCAGTGCTTCAAAATTGTAACATTTTCGTAAGAAAGCCAATGAGAAATCAAAAAAATACTATCACAGCCCAAGGAAGAAGTAGCCCTGATGAAAACACAGGAATTATAATACATAGTTCCCGTATTACAGCAGCATCAGACTTGAGGCATGTTCAAGGTTCATTTAAAACTTATCTTGGTAGGCCATGGAAGCAATATTCAAGAACATTGTTCATAAAGTGTACAATTGATAACCTGATTGACCCCGTCGGCTGGCTGCCATGGAGTGGGGAATTTGCCCTTAAAACTTTGTACTATGGTGAGTACATGAACACAGGAGCTGGTGCAGGAACTCGTAATAGGGTAACATGGCCGGGCTACCACGTCATAACGAATGTTATGGAGGCTGGAAAGTTCTCTGTTGGGAACTTCTTGACCGGAGACTCATGGCTTCCGGTGACTAAAGTTCCCTACACATCTAGCCTGTGA